A genome region from Drosophila simulans strain w501 chromosome 2R, Prin_Dsim_3.1, whole genome shotgun sequence includes the following:
- the LOC6739397 gene encoding uncharacterized protein LOC6739397 isoform X1 gives MGKRLQLERPTTDRSARKRKRSAVKAAEKSQRLSGGSSSANGFEFHENDDEESCSSAGSAAGTEADPPTLLHTPQARSLLLTGASIASDHNNSSVMESPRPVYTLRPSVVNGTILRDVLSKAWRLGRPIGKGNFGEIFLASDDTVCPASSETAKYVVKIEPHSNGPLFVEIHCLINTSRNNDLSDVAEDAASLPAPQTHVLSRGPPSGIPSFIASGTHYFGDVRYRFLVLPRFDRDLHSLIKNSRVQQKSLLVLAVHIINVLENLHDKGYCHNDIKAQNLMVSKCKYLRRQAVPKGNGYEDHYDEKQQTTDSGNSSEQETNDDDYFLKREKFALKKIVDIKQDEDEDDEDFDDGATSNSNNSNSLDVFQTPVNKKRSVRNAVQFSGSNPVRACRREKRNSMYEEMVKSHYLRPTKRISYREEFNEDGYPKETAENSDESPESSDNESDEFIPPSNRRPAIKRGRSAQIATPKKTPVSTRVSRQEKVKKEPNVEQKLRSRGSKHVDCNPTEYKFLPTEEEHVFLIDFGLASKFQDRGVHRPFIMDQRRAHDGTLEFTSRDAHLGAHSRRSDLECLGYNLLYWSEGYLPWKDVAQQQQQEKVHRAKELFMTDVPEMLRQFYGKQVPKYLGEFLLQIGQLAYQERPNYERYRKIFKREYQRLGYDPNQMRLSSEEILRTCVSTKDVVDGSKCDIFELNNKAAVNVMRNSTLSTPFQEHSLTNRVSPKNLRSKSNKKTTKKKFSWAEVLSQDPDQIARERAVKEFEREETICPLESRLPRRYEGKPTYAILDMEQRRREKGLVVQEHNEEEEGEADEDDEEENQETIDVEQQEEAADSEEGEDESDRSMEDSDCSDHSQKRARGRPKGTHRKQTTSRQTQYQQNQPPVRVHRGVGRPGKNSGVVKLAAGAVSKNRTTPLSAVASNKRGCATRKENSTLASATGEGERKLKSGRTRRALYKTEPKHGEHDAENNSSLLVVQNLYGEYDDENNYGKGRSVHSSRHCRK, from the exons ATGGGCAAGCGCCTCCAATTGGAGCGCCCGACCACGGATCGCAGTGCTCGCAAGCGAAAGCGTTCTGCGGTCAAGGCCGCCGAGAAGAGCCAGCGCTTGAGTGGCGGTTCCAGCAGCGCCAACGGCTTCGAGTTCCACGAGAACGACGATGAGGAGTCCTGTTCCTCGGCAGGATCTGCTGCCGGCACCGAGGCTGATCCCCCCACACTACTGCACACCCCGCAAGCACGAAGTCTGCTCTTGACGGGAGCCAGCATTGCCAGCGATCACAACAACTCCAGTGTGATGGAGTCACCGCGCCCGGTCTACACGCTCCGACCTTCGGTGGTCAACGGAACCATTCTGAGAGATGTGCTCTCCAAGGCCTGGCGCTTGGGCCGACCCATAG GAAAGGGCAACTTTGGCGAGATCTTCCTAGCCTCGGACGACACTGTTTGCCCTGCCAGCTCGGAGACAGCCAAGTATGTGGTCAAAATTGAACCGCATTCAAATGGGCCTCTGTTTGTTGAGATTCACTGTCTGATCAACACATCCCGGAACAATG ATTTATCAGATGTCGCAGAAGATGCTGCAAGCCTGCCAGCCCCACAGACGCATGTCCTCAGCAGGGGACCGCCCTCTGGAATTCCCAGCTTTATTGCGTCGGGCACCCACTATTTTGGAGACGTTCGCTACCGCTTTCTGGTGCTGCCGCGCTTCGATCGCGATCTGCACTCGCTGATCAAGAACTCAAGAGTGCAGCAGAAGTCACTCCTAGTGCTCGCCGTACACATCATCAATGTCCTAGAGAATCTGCACGACAAGGGTTACTGTCATAATGACATTAAGGCACAAAATTTGATGGTGTCCAAGTGCAAGTACCTTAGGAGGCAGGCGGTGCCCAAGGGTAATGGCTACGAGGATCACTACGATGAGAAGCAGCAGACCACGGACAGTGGCAACAGTTCAGAGCAGGAGACCAACGACGATGACTACTTCCTGAAGAGAGAAAAGTtcgcactgaaaaaaattgtCGATATTAAGCAGGATGAAGACGAAGACGACGAGGACTTCGATGATGGCGCCACGTCGaacagcaacaatagcaacagccTAGACGTCTTCCAAACTCCAGTGAACAAAAAGCGATCCGTACGCAATGCAGTCCAGTTCAGCGGCTCCAATCCAGTGCGCGCTTGCCGTCGTGAAAAGCGCAACTCCATGTACGAGGAGATGGTTAAATCGCACTATTTGCGACCCACTAAGCGGATTAGTTATCGCGAGGAGTTCAACGAAGATGGATACCCCAAGGAAACAGCGGAAAATAGCGATGAATCGCCTGAATCCTCTGATAACGAGTCGGATGAATTTATTCCCCCCTCGAACCGTCGCCCCGCTATCAAAAGGGGCAGAAGCGCTCAGATAGCCACACCAAAAAAAACGCCGGTTTCGACGCGGGTCAGCCGCCAGGAGAAGGTAAAGAAGGAACCGAACGTTGAACAAAAACTAcgcagcaggggcagcaagCACGTGGATTGCAACCCGACGGAGTACAAATTCCTGCCCACTGAGGAGGAGCATGTGTTTCTTATCGACTTCGGCCTGGCGTCTAAGTTCCAAGATCGCGGAGTTCATCGCCCTTTTATCATGGATCAGCGCAGGGCGCACGACGGAACGCTAGAGTTTACGTCACGTGACGCCCACCTGGGTGCCCATTCGCGACGAAGTGATCTGGAGTGCCTAGGCTACAACCTGTTGTACTGGTCCGAGGGTTATCTGCCGTGGAAGGACgtggcgcagcagcagcagcaggagaaagTGCATCGCGCTAAGGAGCTGTTTATGACGGATGTGCCGGAGATGCTGCGACAGTTTTATGGAAAGCAAGTTCCTAAATATCTGGGAGAGTTCCTGCTGCAGATCGGTCAGCTGGCCTACCAAGAGCGACCCAACTACGAGCGCTACCGCAAAATCTTTAAGCGCGAGTACCAGCGCCTGGGTTACGATCCCAATCAAATGCGTTTGAGCAGCGAGGAGATCCTCCGCACCTGTGTCTCCACCAAGGACGTGGTGGATGGCAGCAAGTGTGACATCTTCGAGCTGAACAACAAGGCAGCCGTGAATGTGATGCGAAACTCAACGCTAAGCACTCCGTTCCAGGAGCACTCACTTACGAACCGCGTATCGCCCAAAAATCTGCGTTCCAAGTCGAATAAGAAAACGACGAAAAAGAAGTTTTCGTGGGCGGAGGTGCTATCACAGGATCCTGATCAAATAGCCCGCGAACGGGCAGTGAAGGAGTTTGAGCGGGAGGAGACCATCTGCCCGCTGGAATCCCGTCTTCCAAGGCGCTACGAAGGTAAACCCACTTACGCGATACTAGACATGGAGCAGCGGCGTCGCGAAAAGGGTTTGGTTGTCCAGGAGCAtaatgaggaggaggagggggaggCAGACGAAGACGATGAAGAGGAGAACCAGGAGACAATAGATGTTGAACAACAGGAAGAGGCGGCAGATAGCGAAGAAGGCGAG GATGAATCGGATAGATCAATGGAGGACAGTGACTGCTCCGATCATTCCCAGAAACGTGCGCGTGGTCGCCCCAAGGGCACCCACCGGAAGCAAACCACCAGCAGGCAGACCCAGTACCAGCAGAACCAGCCGCCGGTGAGAGTCCATCGCGGAGTGGGTCGTCCGGGCAAGAACTCGGGCGTCGTCAAACTGGCCGCCGGAGCCGTTAGCAAGAACCGCACTACGCCGCTATCGGCAGTGGCCAGTAACAAACGTGGCTGCGCCACACGCAAGGAGAATTCCACTCTGGCATCGGCCACCGGCGAGGGAGAGCGAAAGCTGAAGTCAGGCCGTACGCGCAGAGCTCTTTATAAGACTGAACCCAAACACGGCGAGCACGATGCGGAGAATAACTCGAGTCTGCTCGTTGTGCAGAACCTGTACGGCGAATACGATGACGAGAACAACTACGGCAAGGGGCGGAGTGTCCACTCGTCCAGGCACTGTCGCAAATAA
- the LOC6739397 gene encoding uncharacterized protein LOC6739397 isoform X2, with amino-acid sequence MGKRLQLERPTTDRSARKRKRSAVKAAEKSQRLSGGSSSANGFEFHENDDEESCSSAGSAAGTEADPPTLLHTPQARSLLLTGASIASDHNNSSVMESPRPVYTLRPSVVNGTILRDVLSKAWRLGRPIGKGNFGEIFLASDDTVCPASSETAKYVVKIEPHSNGPLFVEIHCLINTSRNNDVAEDAASLPAPQTHVLSRGPPSGIPSFIASGTHYFGDVRYRFLVLPRFDRDLHSLIKNSRVQQKSLLVLAVHIINVLENLHDKGYCHNDIKAQNLMVSKCKYLRRQAVPKGNGYEDHYDEKQQTTDSGNSSEQETNDDDYFLKREKFALKKIVDIKQDEDEDDEDFDDGATSNSNNSNSLDVFQTPVNKKRSVRNAVQFSGSNPVRACRREKRNSMYEEMVKSHYLRPTKRISYREEFNEDGYPKETAENSDESPESSDNESDEFIPPSNRRPAIKRGRSAQIATPKKTPVSTRVSRQEKVKKEPNVEQKLRSRGSKHVDCNPTEYKFLPTEEEHVFLIDFGLASKFQDRGVHRPFIMDQRRAHDGTLEFTSRDAHLGAHSRRSDLECLGYNLLYWSEGYLPWKDVAQQQQQEKVHRAKELFMTDVPEMLRQFYGKQVPKYLGEFLLQIGQLAYQERPNYERYRKIFKREYQRLGYDPNQMRLSSEEILRTCVSTKDVVDGSKCDIFELNNKAAVNVMRNSTLSTPFQEHSLTNRVSPKNLRSKSNKKTTKKKFSWAEVLSQDPDQIARERAVKEFEREETICPLESRLPRRYEGKPTYAILDMEQRRREKGLVVQEHNEEEEGEADEDDEEENQETIDVEQQEEAADSEEGEDESDRSMEDSDCSDHSQKRARGRPKGTHRKQTTSRQTQYQQNQPPVRVHRGVGRPGKNSGVVKLAAGAVSKNRTTPLSAVASNKRGCATRKENSTLASATGEGERKLKSGRTRRALYKTEPKHGEHDAENNSSLLVVQNLYGEYDDENNYGKGRSVHSSRHCRK; translated from the exons ATGGGCAAGCGCCTCCAATTGGAGCGCCCGACCACGGATCGCAGTGCTCGCAAGCGAAAGCGTTCTGCGGTCAAGGCCGCCGAGAAGAGCCAGCGCTTGAGTGGCGGTTCCAGCAGCGCCAACGGCTTCGAGTTCCACGAGAACGACGATGAGGAGTCCTGTTCCTCGGCAGGATCTGCTGCCGGCACCGAGGCTGATCCCCCCACACTACTGCACACCCCGCAAGCACGAAGTCTGCTCTTGACGGGAGCCAGCATTGCCAGCGATCACAACAACTCCAGTGTGATGGAGTCACCGCGCCCGGTCTACACGCTCCGACCTTCGGTGGTCAACGGAACCATTCTGAGAGATGTGCTCTCCAAGGCCTGGCGCTTGGGCCGACCCATAG GAAAGGGCAACTTTGGCGAGATCTTCCTAGCCTCGGACGACACTGTTTGCCCTGCCAGCTCGGAGACAGCCAAGTATGTGGTCAAAATTGAACCGCATTCAAATGGGCCTCTGTTTGTTGAGATTCACTGTCTGATCAACACATCCCGGAACAATG ATGTCGCAGAAGATGCTGCAAGCCTGCCAGCCCCACAGACGCATGTCCTCAGCAGGGGACCGCCCTCTGGAATTCCCAGCTTTATTGCGTCGGGCACCCACTATTTTGGAGACGTTCGCTACCGCTTTCTGGTGCTGCCGCGCTTCGATCGCGATCTGCACTCGCTGATCAAGAACTCAAGAGTGCAGCAGAAGTCACTCCTAGTGCTCGCCGTACACATCATCAATGTCCTAGAGAATCTGCACGACAAGGGTTACTGTCATAATGACATTAAGGCACAAAATTTGATGGTGTCCAAGTGCAAGTACCTTAGGAGGCAGGCGGTGCCCAAGGGTAATGGCTACGAGGATCACTACGATGAGAAGCAGCAGACCACGGACAGTGGCAACAGTTCAGAGCAGGAGACCAACGACGATGACTACTTCCTGAAGAGAGAAAAGTtcgcactgaaaaaaattgtCGATATTAAGCAGGATGAAGACGAAGACGACGAGGACTTCGATGATGGCGCCACGTCGaacagcaacaatagcaacagccTAGACGTCTTCCAAACTCCAGTGAACAAAAAGCGATCCGTACGCAATGCAGTCCAGTTCAGCGGCTCCAATCCAGTGCGCGCTTGCCGTCGTGAAAAGCGCAACTCCATGTACGAGGAGATGGTTAAATCGCACTATTTGCGACCCACTAAGCGGATTAGTTATCGCGAGGAGTTCAACGAAGATGGATACCCCAAGGAAACAGCGGAAAATAGCGATGAATCGCCTGAATCCTCTGATAACGAGTCGGATGAATTTATTCCCCCCTCGAACCGTCGCCCCGCTATCAAAAGGGGCAGAAGCGCTCAGATAGCCACACCAAAAAAAACGCCGGTTTCGACGCGGGTCAGCCGCCAGGAGAAGGTAAAGAAGGAACCGAACGTTGAACAAAAACTAcgcagcaggggcagcaagCACGTGGATTGCAACCCGACGGAGTACAAATTCCTGCCCACTGAGGAGGAGCATGTGTTTCTTATCGACTTCGGCCTGGCGTCTAAGTTCCAAGATCGCGGAGTTCATCGCCCTTTTATCATGGATCAGCGCAGGGCGCACGACGGAACGCTAGAGTTTACGTCACGTGACGCCCACCTGGGTGCCCATTCGCGACGAAGTGATCTGGAGTGCCTAGGCTACAACCTGTTGTACTGGTCCGAGGGTTATCTGCCGTGGAAGGACgtggcgcagcagcagcagcaggagaaagTGCATCGCGCTAAGGAGCTGTTTATGACGGATGTGCCGGAGATGCTGCGACAGTTTTATGGAAAGCAAGTTCCTAAATATCTGGGAGAGTTCCTGCTGCAGATCGGTCAGCTGGCCTACCAAGAGCGACCCAACTACGAGCGCTACCGCAAAATCTTTAAGCGCGAGTACCAGCGCCTGGGTTACGATCCCAATCAAATGCGTTTGAGCAGCGAGGAGATCCTCCGCACCTGTGTCTCCACCAAGGACGTGGTGGATGGCAGCAAGTGTGACATCTTCGAGCTGAACAACAAGGCAGCCGTGAATGTGATGCGAAACTCAACGCTAAGCACTCCGTTCCAGGAGCACTCACTTACGAACCGCGTATCGCCCAAAAATCTGCGTTCCAAGTCGAATAAGAAAACGACGAAAAAGAAGTTTTCGTGGGCGGAGGTGCTATCACAGGATCCTGATCAAATAGCCCGCGAACGGGCAGTGAAGGAGTTTGAGCGGGAGGAGACCATCTGCCCGCTGGAATCCCGTCTTCCAAGGCGCTACGAAGGTAAACCCACTTACGCGATACTAGACATGGAGCAGCGGCGTCGCGAAAAGGGTTTGGTTGTCCAGGAGCAtaatgaggaggaggagggggaggCAGACGAAGACGATGAAGAGGAGAACCAGGAGACAATAGATGTTGAACAACAGGAAGAGGCGGCAGATAGCGAAGAAGGCGAG GATGAATCGGATAGATCAATGGAGGACAGTGACTGCTCCGATCATTCCCAGAAACGTGCGCGTGGTCGCCCCAAGGGCACCCACCGGAAGCAAACCACCAGCAGGCAGACCCAGTACCAGCAGAACCAGCCGCCGGTGAGAGTCCATCGCGGAGTGGGTCGTCCGGGCAAGAACTCGGGCGTCGTCAAACTGGCCGCCGGAGCCGTTAGCAAGAACCGCACTACGCCGCTATCGGCAGTGGCCAGTAACAAACGTGGCTGCGCCACACGCAAGGAGAATTCCACTCTGGCATCGGCCACCGGCGAGGGAGAGCGAAAGCTGAAGTCAGGCCGTACGCGCAGAGCTCTTTATAAGACTGAACCCAAACACGGCGAGCACGATGCGGAGAATAACTCGAGTCTGCTCGTTGTGCAGAACCTGTACGGCGAATACGATGACGAGAACAACTACGGCAAGGGGCGGAGTGTCCACTCGTCCAGGCACTGTCGCAAATAA
- the LOC27206325 gene encoding small RNA 2'-O-methyltransferase — MFSHKFSCGSLTKMTEAGITFDPPVYEQRYCATIQIMEDARWKDQIKKVVEFGCAEMRFFQLMRRIETIEHIGLVDIDESLLRRNSTSVNPLVSDYVRSRASPLKVQIMQGNVADSSEELRDTDAVIAIELIEHVYDDVLAKIPVNIFGFMQPKLVVFSTPNSDFNVIFTRFNPLLPNGFRHEDHKFEWSRDEFKNWCLGIVEKYPNYVFSLTGVGNPPKEFESVGHVSQIAIFVRKDMLEMQLVNPLVSNPNIDKESTPYKLIHAVEYPFYVDTRTEKEKLWTEVQIELQRFKRHFKSSEIEEDTYQDTCNMPIAVLLDHLDYMGATKELIEELLLENNLKVENECVLIVSSDEESEWSEPYEFSNRSSQDTALVDQEREEECWDQEPES, encoded by the exons ATGTTTTCGCACAAGTTTAGTTGCGGGTCCTTGACCAAAATGACTGAAGCCGGCATTACCTTCGATCCGCCGGTGTACGAGCAGCGATACTGCGCCACGATCCAGATCATGGAGGACGCCCGCTGGAAGGATCAGATCAAGAAGGTCGTGGAGTTCGGCTGTGCCGAGATGCGCTTCTTCCAGCTAATGCGTCGCATTGAGACAATAGAACATATTGGACTG GTGGACATCGACGAGTCCTTGCTCAGGAGAAACTCAACCAGCGTTAATCCACTTGTTTCCGATTATGTACGGAGTCGTGCGAGTCCTCTAAAAGTTCAAATTATGCAGGGGAATGTGGCAGATTCTTCGGAAGAATTGAGGGACACCGACGCTGTTATCGCAATCGAACT aATCGAGCACGTTTACGACGATGTATTGGCCAAAATTCCAGtcaatatttttggtttcatGCAGCCGAAATTGGTAGTCTTCAGCACGCCAAACTCGGACTTTAACGTTATATTTACGCGGTTCAATCCGCTGTTGCCAAATGGTTTTCGCCACGAGGATCACAAGTTCGAGTGGTCACGCGATGAGTTCAAGAATTGGTGTTTGGGCATTGTGGAGAAGTACCCGAACTACGTGTTTTCCCTTACGGGAGTGGGTAATCCGCCCAAGGAATTCGAGTCCGTGGGCCACGTTTCACAGATAGCCATATTCGTTCGCAAGGATATGCTGGAGATGCAGTTGGTTAACCCGTTGGTTAGCAACCCCAATATCGATAAGGAATCAACTCCCTACAAGCTAATTCATGCCGTGGAATATCCATTTTATGTGGATACGCGCACCGAGAAGGAGAAGCTCTGGACCGAAGTGCAAATCGAGCTTCAGCGCTTCAAAAGACATTTCAAATCCTCAGAGATTGAGGAGGATACTTACCAGGACACTTGTAATATGCCTATTGCTGTCTTATTGGATCACCTAGATTACATGGGTGCCACCAAAGAACTTATCGAGGAACTGCTACTGGAAAATAATCTAAAAGTAGAGAACGAGTGTGTTTTAATAGTTAGTTCCGATGAGGAATCGGAGTGGTCTGAGCCATACGAGTTTTCTAATCGTTCCTCCCAGGATACTGCTTTAGTCGACCAGGAACGAGAGGAGGAATGCTGGGATCAAGAACCCGAATCATAA
- the LOC6739396 gene encoding dynein axonemal light chain 4: MADEEAGKEGEKKIVHVYPLVKHTDMNEEMRIEAIELSITACEKYSSNYEHAARIIKENMDKKFGIYWHVVVGEGFGFEVSYETENILYLFFAGNLAIVLWKCS; this comes from the exons ATGGCGGACGAGGAGGCCGGCAAGGAGGGCGAGAAGAAAATCGTGCACGTTTATCCTCTGGTGAAG CACACCGACATGAACGAGGAGATGCGGATAGAGGCCATTGAACTGTCCATTACCGCCTGCGAGAAATACTCATCGAACTACGag CACGCTGCCAGAATCATCAAGGAGAACATGGACAAGAAGTTCGGCATCTACTGGCATGTGGTCGTGGGCGAAGGGTTCGGCTTCGAGGTCTCCTACGAGACGGAGAACATTCTCTATTTGTTCTTCGCCGGCAACCTGGCCATCGTGCTGTGGAAGTGCTCCTGA
- the LOC27206886 gene encoding uncharacterized protein LOC27206886: protein MGAGSPHGNRKSNNGFGFRALRAPRSHRFSSLVRNRHPCHRVARQTMANFSPHQLSNPRANVFILVNLGCEMLYVIDQRLKAQQIAQDKSVQVIHDVTSVLLEPKFIDSLLNGSKHNSAQLLTAEHCKFMLNDIATCSLMRLDEQSMSKLWNLMTMVYKWQLFVSRHQHHLLEITFRHLEAINRLYPDAKRHMLIDFTKNTLLDFWNASGEDAQLSIYQTNRAWLQCFNTKISLLIRMGFQAMDGSFIRDVDQDYYAEYVESAGDNIYAKSAEQRERQQREPNSMDQLAAQLNINPPQSEDLQPINARQFQQQFEQAFGNVLFNDTAASSSGCEFVQLQPTTSASSSEKMATTMSRGGSLLNQNLLDLYSKMP, encoded by the exons ATGGGGGCCGGTAGTCCGCACGGAAACCGAAAATCCAATAACGGTTTTGGGTTCCGAGCCTTGCGTGCTCCACGAAGTCATCGGTTTTCCAGTTTAGTTCGCAATCGCCACCCGTGCCATCGAGTAGCCCGTCAAACGATGGCCAACTTCAGTCCGCACCAGCTGTCGAATCCCCGGGCCAATGTCTTCATCCTGGTAAATCTCGGTTGCGAGATGCTCTACGTGATCGATCAGCGgctgaaggcgcagcagatTGCTCAGGACAAGTCGGTTCAGG TTATCCACGATGTGACTTCTGTGCTGCTGGAACCAAAGTTTATAGACTCGCTCCTAAACGGATCGAAACACAACAGTGCGCAGCTTTTGACCGCCGAGCACTGCAAGTTTATGCTGAACGACATTGCCACCTGCTCCCTGATGCGACTCGACGAGCAGTCTATGTCCAAGCTGTGGAATCTGATGACCATGGTCTACAAGTGGCAGCTGTTCGTTTCCCGCCATCAGCACCACCTGCTGGAGATTACTTTTCGGCACTTGGAGGCGATCAACAGGTTGTATCCGGATGCCAAACGGCACATGCTGATTGACTTCACGAAGAACACGCTGCTGGACTTTTGGAATGCCAGCGGTgaggatgcgcagctgtcCATCTACCAGACGAATCGGGCCTGGCTGCAGTGCTTTAACACAAAGATATCGCTTCTGATTCGCATGGGCTTTCAGGCCATGGACGGTAGTTTCATCAGGGACGTGGATCAGGATTACTACGCGGAATACGTTGAGTCAGCCGGCGATAATATCTATGCGAAGAGTGCCGAGCAGCGGGAGCGCCAACAGCGAGAGCCCAACAGCATGGACCAACTGGCAGCTCAGCTGAACATAAATCCGCCGCAAAGCGAGGATCTGCAGCCCATCAATGCCCGCCAGTTCCAGCAGCAGTTCGAGCAGGCTTTCGGCAATGTGCTCTTCAATGACACAGCGGCCAGCTCCTCTGGCTGCGAGTTTGTCCAGCTGCAGCCTACGACATCGGCATCATCCTCGGAAAAGATGGCGACGACCATGTCGCGGGGAGGATCCTTGCTGAACCAGAACCTGCTGGACTTGTACAGCAAAATGCCTTGA
- the LOC6734093 gene encoding SET and MYND domain-containing protein 4, with protein MNVYDVFEDLIKKLQDWKLIGIISGKFNELKENHRKVDFVMRALIDFKYIEKIFLNVTLREDKCNKRSVEFRMLGNEQFSLKNRNYFKALELYNKSICYAEPNSEHLSIGYANRSAVLFEWKRYRQCLDNIELARQANYPARLSHKLDKRERDCQQLLDQQPPDVVPYEFKLSFEPHAQVPFIADCLELRETSAEGRFVVTNRDLVVGDLVCVEEPFCSTLLTPMRYIRCATCKRENYLTLIPCDSCCSTMFCSEECKSIAMQTYHRFECPIIDLLNRMFNKIHCIALRTTLVALNIFPSIEELIDFCEQEQNQGKCAFDLDYNELTPEEHYRAIHGLVTNQHLRSVSDLFQRSVVCAVLKHFIIEYTPVKEYVGGEEGVNFFTDLLFRHLQTSPSNMHGIDLVEQVNETKDDQTHSSGAYAFLSLLNHSCSPNTVRIYEGTKAYMFILRPIKAGNVLYDNYGAHFVISSKEQRLKRLSLQYRFDCKCEACELNYPMFGMMPHKPTVPSVTDDTEVALSSYNYDFAVSNYRKYCDFLTQYGDAYPCEQISSAEECLKMALHIMADAVPLKAKM; from the exons CGCTCCGGGAGGACAAGTGCAACAAGCGGAGCGTGGAGTTCCGTATGCTGGGCAACGAGCAGTTCTCGCTCAAGAATAGGAATTACTTCAAG GCTCTAGAGCTGTACAACAAAAGCATCTGCTATGCCGAACCGAACTCGGAGCACCTGTCCATCGGTTATGCTAATCGGTCGGCGGTACTATTCGAGTGGAAGCGCTACCGGCAATGCCTGGACAATATCGAGCTGGCAAGGCAGGCCAACTATCCGGCGAGACTGAGCCACAAGCTGGACAAGCGGGAAAGGGACTGCCAACAGCTACTCGATCAGCAACCGCCGGATGTGGTGCCCTATGAGTTTAAGCTCAGTTTCGAACCGCATGCCCAGGTGCCCTTCATCGCCGACTGTTTGGAGTTGCGCGAAACATCCGCCGAGGGTCGCTTTGTGGTGACCAATCGGGATTTGGTCGTCGGGGATCTTGTGTGCGTGGAGGAGCCCTTCTGCTCCACACTGTTGACGCCCATGCGATACATTCGGTGTGCCACCTGCAAGCGGGAGAACTACCTGACCCTCATACCCTGCGACAGCTGCTGTTCCACGATGTTCTGCTCCGAGGAGTGCAAGTCGATTGCCATGCAAACCTATCACCGCTTCGAGTGTCCCATAATTGACCTTCTGAACCGTATGTTCAACAAGATCCACTGTATCGCCCTGCGCACCACACTGGTCGCGCTGAATATCTTTCCCAGCATTGAGGAGCTAATTGACTTCTGTGAGCAGGAGCAGAACCAGGGCAAGTGCGCCTTTGACCTCGACTACAACGAGCTGACGCCGGAGGAGCACTACCGGGCCATCCATGGACTGGTGACGAACCAGCACCTGCGCTCCGTCTCTGATCTCTTCCAGCGCTCCGTGGTCTGTGCTGTGCTCAAGCACTTTATAATCGAATACACACCGGTCAAGGAATATGTGGGCGGCGAAGAAGGCGTGAACTTCTTCACGGACCTCCTGTTCCGACATCTGCAGACATCTCCCTCGAATATGCATGGCATCGACCTGGTCGAGCAGGTTAACGAGACCAAGGACGACCAGACGCACTCGTCTGGGGCATACGCCTTCCTCTCGCTCTTAAATCACTCTTGTTCGCCGAATACTGTAAGGATATACGAGGGCACCAAGGCGTACATGTTCATCCTGCGGCCTATTAAGGCGGGAAATGTGCTCTACGACAACTACGG TGCTCACTTCGTAATCAGCAGCAAGGAGCAGCGTTTGAAAAGGCTGTCATTGCAGTACCGCTTCGACTGCAAATGCGAGGCCTGCGAGCTGAACTACCCTATGTTCGGAATGATGCCGCACAAGCCGACGGTGCCATCGGTGACCGATGACACGGAAGTGGCACTGAGCTCCTACAACTATGATTTCGCGGTGAGCAACTATCGAAAGTACTGCGACTTCCTCACGCAATACGGTGACGCCTATCCGTGCGAGCAGATTAGCTCCGCTGAGGAGTGCCTAAAGATGGCCCTGCATATCATGGCGGACGCAGTGCCGCTCAAGGCCAAGATGTAA